The Takifugu flavidus isolate HTHZ2018 chromosome 21, ASM371156v2, whole genome shotgun sequence genome has a window encoding:
- the vps72a gene encoding vacuolar protein sorting 72 homolog a: MSLAVGREPRKTAGNRMSKLLDAEEEDEFYKTTYGGFNDESGDDEYHGDHSDTEDEVDSDFDIDEGDEPDSDQEEDAPRRKGRVVTKAYKEPIKVAKPKPKKPFEEQKKTEKTKVELKRRIPQEFHDFAEPRKSVRQSTSEHTRKTNLRLQERQDAPRRRRGAHRDRPLTQEELLAEAKITAEANIRSLENYERLEADKKKQVQKKRRFDGPTVRYHSVLMPIVSHSVLKEENVDVEGLDQDVPQTAQQNPTTPSQHPAGGLCSRTYITFSDDEAFKVAFSYKGQPSPQLPVQEICPVTHKIALYRDPVTDIPYANARAFRIIREAYRKYVAAHGFPNTPGAATGLDSSSAKGARMKMMAKQGTA, from the exons ATGAGTCTTGCAGTTGGACGCGAACCCAGAAAGACTGCGGGAAATCGCATGTCTAAATTGTTAGATGCcgaagaggaggatgaattCTACAAGACCACTTACGGAGGTTTTAACGAT GAATCTGGGGACGACGAGTATCATGGCGACCACTCGGATACAGAGGATGAGGTGGACAGCGACTTTGACATAGACGAGGGAGACGAACCAGATAGTGACCAGGAAGAGGATGCACCTCGAAGGAAAGGCCGTGTTGTCACTAAAGCGTATAAG GAACCTATAAAGGTGGCAAAACCCAAACCTAAAAAACCCTTCgaagagcagaaaaagacagagaaaactaAAGTGGAGCTAAAGAGGAGGATTCCGCAAGAATTCCACGATTTTGCAGAGC CCCGAAAGTCTGTGCGACAGTCCACCAGCGAACATACCAGAAAAACTAACCTCCGCTTACAAGAGCGTCAGGATGCCCCTCGGCGGCGCAGGGGTGCTCATCGTGACCGGCCCCTCACGCAGGAAGAGCTGCTTGCCGAGGCAAAAATAACAGCCGAGGCCAACATTAGATCTTTAG AGAACTATGAGCGCTTGGAGGCCGACAAGAAGAAACAAGTCCAAAAGAAGCGTCGATTTGATGGACCAACTGTCCGTTATCATTCGGTCCTGATGCCGATCGTCTCTCACTCGGtcctaaaagaagaaaacgtGGATGTTGAAGG GTTGGATCAGGACGTGCCTCAAACTGCGCAACAGAATCCCACCACGCCTTCCCAGCATCCCGCAGGAGGCCTGTGCTCCCGTACTTACATCACATTCAGCGACGACGAAGCTTTCAAGGTGGCCTTTTCATACAAGGGGCAGCCGAGCCCTCAGCTGCCCGTCCAGGAGATTTGTCCCGTCACGCATAAGATCGCACTGTACAGAGATCCGGTCACAGACATACCTTATGCTAACGCACGAGCCTTCCGCATCATCCGAGAAGCTTACCGTAAATACGTGGCTGCACACGGCTTCCCAAACACTCCTGGAGCTGCCACAGGACTCGATTCCTCATCAGCAAAAGGGGCCCGCATGAAAATGATGGCAAAACAGGGCACTGCTTGA